From the genome of Nasonia vitripennis strain AsymCx chromosome 1, Nvit_psr_1.1, whole genome shotgun sequence, one region includes:
- the LOC116415785 gene encoding uncharacterized protein LOC116415785 → MRLLILLCLGRALGITPNDDGVFGRKKYPLSTKHNQQDRDENMIRRIEEEMLALNKSGELPRDKRALGILLQGFMEALGYTVSPIQLGSLPNPTAAAQMPAPAAAAAPPAAGMMPATPMGMPPMMMMGNGSAAPPTPRQRETVRFTGVLNFGNNVNTSNLVTHLAQYEQLFHGNRTAAPPAASSAAPAPSGPPPAPKPSIDPRSQPLPEPLFVKIPLPIVPNLPPPQPPSPMPIENTYQEEYTKDHEEEYTKDHEEEYHGDKDDSERRGNHEDEEDAHQYNEEYENNHEKYDEPEDRNYEYKPNEGSIETNSHDHDDNESEPESPPPVTTVKPQEKTTEKEYKKNENVVNYSVESKEIHDPSEVAEEAPLVGSKFNHAMYVGEPNWKKEHEDHLYRLAAEREAQAEALAEENAEREKNRDRDHKLAGENKEFHASREKEISDRNEELSASYEEDDEPTEKPYYDDDDKSREPDKESYSDSRNNSEDEDEDYEQETKVSERPSSLEASTQIPKKEEITTKADARKYENYHDDGPRQYNKNYYNEDEKKTIPPVISYTTTLPISYNREKVRQGDPLRDSYGQNLEKPGGKVDERVAGYFTMFKNPQTGVYDPTIIQQFGSPVSASYDNSDLVSGFQKIQKEYGRPESKYEEYEIKDDDDYGSHDDSRPEHRKLPAEEMKHLSEPSSTTECDCSKETRRPDGHTEEARSPGYTVPTSLPPPTKLPDASVSYGPYYSTVNHLYDPLSNDQGIIARLTSYSPPTTQRFETRTDLVQNPNFATVHRQYQQTYSPTVVTLPERATTQSILRETEVKQIRAWPAPFDYVYDNSEHSDVVHRGSQHPTRQTLFEPTKSDCYHQSHSLPLGKEADRVYKMLKQANNDRFDLPSSARPTRRPDNSRDSRKVKPGANPTMRVNIYAPTTTQPTIWDSRKRPTTTERPAIRHHQHHRTYPSIPETLTPHPGSLLRPPVRNPVAFNNQFFRRQDQNPRQSNNRQVSRTKPTAKKKHQVKDESLKYVEKDGMLIIPEPTPYYYNERIEEFTDEPLLNGEKIKIKEYRNRIASVKVSELKQQHPEGSSQIVQYSRHL, encoded by the exons ATGAGACTTCTGATCCTCCTGTGCCTAGGTCGGGCACTGGGGATCACTCCGAACGACGATGGTGTTTTCGGTCGCAAGAAGTATCCTCTTTCGACGAAGCACAACCAGCAAGACCGAGACGAGAACATGATACGACGTATAGAGGAGGAAATGCTGGCTCTCAACAAGTCCGGTGAGCTGCCTCGCGATAAGCGCGCCCTAGGAATACTTCTTCAGGGCTTTATGGAGGCTCTAGGTTACACGGTCTCTCCTATCCAACTAGGTTCCCTACCCAACCCGACCGCGGCTGCCCAGATGCCCGCTccagctgctgcagcagcgccacCTGCCGCAGGCATGATGCCAGCAACACCTATGGGTATGCcgccgatgatgatgatgggtAACGGCTCTGCAGCGCCACCTACACCTAGGCAGAGGGAGACTGTCAGGTTTACGGGAGTTTTGAACTTCGGCAACAACGTCAATACCTCAAACCTGGTGACTCATCTTGCCCAGTACGAGCAGCTATTTCACGGTAACCGAACTGCGGCGCCACCAGCGGCTTCATCGGCAGCTCCAGCACCCTCGGGACCACCGCCCGCACCGAAGCCGAGCATAGACCCACGTAGTCAACCGCTGCCGGAGCCGCTCTTTGTCAAGATCCCGTTGCCGATCGTGCCCAACCTGCCGCCACCTCAACCACCTTCACCCATGCCCATAGAGAACACGTATCAGGAGGAGTACACCAAGGATCACGAGGAGGAGTACACCAAGGATCACGAGGAGGAGTATCACGGAGACAAGGATGACTCCGAACGTCGAGGTAACCACGAAGACGAGGAAGATGCTCACCAGTACAACGAAGAGTACGAGAACAATCACGAGAAGTACGATGAGCCCGAAGATCGAAACTACGAGTACAAGCCTAACGAAGGTAGCATCGAGACGAACAGTCACGACCATGACGATAACGAATCAGAGCCTGAATCACCGCCACCGGTAACGACGGTGAAGCCACAGGAGAAGACCACCGAAAAAGAGTACAAGAAAAACGAGAACGTGGTAAACTACAGCGTCGAGAGCAAAGAAATTCACGATCCGAGTGAAGTAGCTGAAGAGGCTCCACTGGTTGGTAGCAAGTTCAACCACGCCATGTACGTCGGCGAGCCCAACTGGAAAAAGGAGCACGAGGATCATTTGTACAGACTAGCAGCCGAGCGGGAGGCTCAGGCCGAAGCTCTGGCAGAAGAAAACGCTGAGCGAGAAAAGAACAGAGATCGTGATCACAAGCTAGCGGGCGAGAACAAGGAGTTCCACGCCAGTCGTGAAAAGGAGATCAGCGACAGAAACGAAGAACTTTCAGCCAGTTACGAGGAGGATGACGAACCTACAGAGAAACCTTATTACGACGATGATGACAAAAGCCGGGAACCTGACAAGGAAAGCTACAGCGACAGTAGGAATAACAGCGAGGACGAAGACGAGGATTACGAGCAGGAGACTAAGGTTTCCGAAAGACCATCGTCTTTGGAAGCTTCGACCCAGATTCCCAAAAAGGAGGAGATCACTACCAAAGCCGATGCTCGTAAGTACGAAAACTACCACGACGACGGACCTCGGCAATACAACAAGAATTACTACAACGAGGATGAGAAAAAAACTATCCCACCGGTGATCTCGTACACGACCACACTGCCGATCAGCTACAACCGAGAGAAGGTTCGCCAGGGCGATCCACTGCGCGACAGCTACGGTCAAAACCTGGAGAAACCTGGTGGCAAGGTGGACGAACGCGTTGCAGGCTACTTCACCATGTTCAAGAACCCCCAAACTGGAGTCTACGATCCAACGATAATCCAGCAATTCGGAAGCCCAGTTAGCGCCTCTTACGACAACAGCGACCTCGTCAGTGGCTTCCAGAAGATCCAGAAGGAATACGGTAGACCCGAGAGCAAGTACGAGGAGTACGAGATCAAGGACGACGATGACTACGGCAGCCACGATGACAGTAGGCCAGAACACCGAAAACTGCCAGCAGAAGAAATGAAACATTTAAGTGAGCCATCCTCGACTACCGAGTGCGACTGCAGCAAAGAGACCAGAAGGCCCGATGGGCATACCGAGGAGGCCAGGAGCCCTGGTTACACTGTGCCTACCAGTCTACCTCCTCCAACCAAACTTCCGGATGCTTCGGTAAGCTACGGACCATATTACTCAACGGTAAACCACCTGTACGATCCTCTGAGCAACGACCAGGGCATCATCGCCAGGCTTACATCCTACTCGCCACCTACGACTCAGAGATTCGAGACCAGAACTGACCTGGTCCAGAACCCTAACTTCGCGACTGTCCACAGACAGTATCAGCAGACTTACTCGCCGACAGTGGTGACGCTGCCAGAGCGTGCCACTACTCAAAGTATACTGCGGGAAACCGAAGTCAAGCAGATCAGAGCCTGGCCTGCGCCATTCGACTACGTTTATGACAACAGCGAACACAGCGACGTTGTCCACAGAGGATCACAGCATCCCACGAGACAAACGCTGTTTGAGCCCACCAAATCCGACTGCTATCACCAATCCCACTCGTTGCCACTTGGCAAAGAGGCGGACAGGGTCTACAAGATGCTGAAACAAGCGAACAATGACAGGTTCGATCTACCGTCCTCTGCTCGTCCCACGAGGAGGCCTGACAACTCGAGGGATAGCCGGAAGGTGAAACCAGGTGCTAATCCAACTATGAGGGTCAA TATCTACGCGCCAACGACGACGCAGCCGACAATCTGGGACAGTCGAAAAAGACCAACCACTACCGAACGTCCCGCAATAAGGCATCATCAGCATCATCGTACCTACCCCTCAATTCCAGAAACCCTAACACCTCATCCAGGTAGTCTTCTGCGTCCTCCCGTGAGAAATCCCGTCGCCTTCAACAACCAGTTCTTCAGGCGTCAGGACCAGAACCCAAGGCAGTCGAATAATAGACAGGTGAGCAGAACGAAACCCACCGCGAAGAAGAAGCATCAGGTGAAGGACGAGTCGTTGAAATACGTCGAGAAAGACGGTATGCTGATAATACCTGAACCCACGCCATACTACTACAACGAGAGGATCGAGGAATTCACGGATGAGCCGCTGCTCAACGGCGAGAAAATCAAGATCAAAGAGTACAGGAACAGAATAGCATCGGTTAAGGTGTCCGAACTCAAACAGCAGCATCCCGAGGGATCGTCGCAAATAGTACAGTACTCGAGGCACCTCTGA